The following coding sequences lie in one Bordetella genomosp. 9 genomic window:
- the lptA gene encoding lipopolysaccharide transport periplasmic protein LptA: protein MTELRKRLLSAWLMGAVLAFGAAGAHAQGAASEDAGAKPNAPAAPDAANGTGGQKPNGGARAGGAKTPEEEPNTVILSEQLHYDDVKKTSVFTGNVIMTRGLMTLHSDELQMHEDAQGNQYGTALADPGKMVTVRQERPENFEVIQGVGRRAEYDGTKDTFDLIGQAVVTRFICGKPFDTIRGQRVRYNEKTGTYEAVGGPESAAPGGRVRSVMEPRARTDAAVAECRKQQSGKEPARKSPGAAAPSATGQAADRRGGGTSGSAVQR from the coding sequence ATGACTGAACTTCGTAAACGCCTGCTTTCGGCCTGGCTGATGGGCGCCGTCCTCGCGTTTGGCGCCGCGGGCGCGCATGCGCAGGGCGCCGCCAGCGAGGACGCCGGCGCCAAGCCGAACGCGCCGGCCGCGCCCGATGCCGCCAATGGCACGGGCGGGCAGAAACCGAATGGCGGCGCCAGAGCCGGCGGCGCGAAAACCCCGGAAGAAGAACCGAACACGGTCATCCTGTCCGAGCAGCTGCACTACGACGACGTCAAGAAAACCAGTGTATTCACGGGCAACGTCATCATGACGCGCGGCCTGATGACGCTGCATTCCGACGAGCTGCAAATGCATGAAGACGCGCAGGGCAACCAGTACGGAACGGCGCTGGCCGACCCCGGCAAAATGGTGACGGTCCGCCAGGAGCGCCCCGAGAACTTCGAAGTGATCCAGGGCGTCGGACGCCGCGCCGAATACGACGGCACCAAAGACACCTTCGATTTGATCGGTCAGGCCGTGGTGACGCGATTCATCTGCGGCAAGCCTTTCGATACGATCCGCGGGCAACGCGTCCGCTACAACGAAAAAACCGGCACCTACGAAGCCGTGGGCGGGCCCGAATCGGCGGCGCCTGGCGGCCGTGTGCGTTCCGTGATGGAACCGCGCGCGCGCACCGACGCCGCGGTGGCGGAGTGCCGGAAGCAGCAGTCCGGGAAGGAACCGGCCCGCAAGAGTCCCGGCGCAGCCGCCCCGTCCGCGACCGGCCAGGCTGCCGACCGCCGCGGTGGCGGAACGTCCGGCTCCGCTGTTCAACGTTGA
- a CDS encoding KdsC family phosphatase, producing the protein MMTSAHSAMHPAEALILARLQPIVKERAAAVRLMVFDVDGVLTDGSLYYGEHGEVLKRFNALDGHGLRLLAEGGIKVALITGRSGPIVDRRAAELGIAEVMQGVRDKGGALTALAQRAGVTLEQTGYMGDDIIDLPAMQRAGFAATVPHAPAYVAQGAHWVSAQPGGAGAVRECCDILLASQGRLGTLLASPGLLGPGAIQ; encoded by the coding sequence ATGATGACGAGCGCGCACTCCGCGATGCACCCGGCCGAAGCGCTCATTCTCGCGCGGCTGCAACCCATCGTGAAGGAACGGGCGGCGGCGGTGCGTCTGATGGTGTTCGATGTGGACGGCGTGCTGACCGACGGCAGCCTGTACTACGGCGAGCACGGCGAGGTGCTCAAGCGTTTCAACGCGCTGGACGGCCATGGGCTGCGCCTGTTGGCCGAGGGCGGCATCAAAGTGGCGCTGATAACGGGCCGGTCCGGCCCCATCGTGGACCGCCGCGCCGCCGAACTGGGCATCGCCGAAGTCATGCAGGGCGTGCGCGACAAGGGCGGCGCATTGACGGCCCTGGCGCAACGCGCCGGCGTCACGCTGGAGCAGACCGGCTATATGGGAGACGACATCATCGATCTGCCGGCCATGCAGCGTGCGGGCTTCGCAGCCACCGTGCCGCACGCGCCGGCCTACGTCGCGCAGGGGGCGCACTGGGTGTCCGCCCAGCCGGGCGGCGCGGGCGCGGTCCGCGAATGCTGCGACATCCTGCTTGCCAGCCAGGGGCGCCTGGGCACGCTGCTCGCTTCGCCGGGCCTGCTGGGCCCCGGCGCGATCCAATGA
- the lptC gene encoding LPS export ABC transporter periplasmic protein LptC, with translation MKERFPSLIALFLLVLLVVGTWWAADYTQRAVPTDPPRRLTHEMDSWSRDFIMVRTDADGKPINRLEGVYGEHYPDDDSYVVTDPRAVGLRPNTPITVATSDTATMYEGGKRIVMNKNAHMHRQADQDTPPLDVRSEQLVLLPDEDLITTDLPALVTRGQSRMNGKGMKYNNKTRQLEVYASTNVEIAPADTRRAQQKDNASPASGAAQGNTRSPAGPEAAPAPAPAHEPAEKQP, from the coding sequence ATGAAAGAACGCTTTCCGTCGCTGATCGCCCTGTTCCTGCTGGTCCTTTTGGTCGTGGGAACATGGTGGGCTGCCGACTATACCCAGCGCGCCGTGCCGACGGATCCGCCGCGCCGCCTCACCCACGAAATGGATTCGTGGTCGCGCGACTTCATCATGGTCCGCACGGACGCGGACGGCAAACCGATCAACCGCCTGGAAGGCGTCTACGGCGAGCATTACCCTGACGACGACTCTTACGTCGTTACCGACCCGCGCGCGGTCGGGCTGCGGCCGAATACGCCCATCACGGTCGCGACCTCGGATACGGCGACGATGTACGAAGGCGGCAAGCGCATCGTCATGAACAAGAACGCGCACATGCACCGCCAGGCGGATCAGGATACGCCGCCCCTGGACGTGCGCAGCGAACAACTGGTGCTGCTGCCCGACGAGGATCTGATCACCACGGACTTGCCGGCCCTGGTCACGCGCGGCCAGTCGCGCATGAACGGCAAGGGCATGAAGTACAACAACAAGACCCGCCAGCTCGAGGTCTACGCTTCCACCAACGTGGAGATCGCGCCTGCCGACACGCGGCGGGCGCAACAGAAGGACAATGCCAGCCCGGCCTCCGGCGCCGCGCAAGGCAACACGAGATCGCCGGCCGGCCCCGAGGCCGCCCCGGCGCCAGCCCCCGCCCACGAACCTGCAGAAAAACAACCATGA
- a CDS encoding KpsF/GutQ family sugar-phosphate isomerase gives MNALPDTSPDAALASARRTLRIEAQALHDLQARLDESFAGVVRMLLDCRGRVVVSGIGKTGHIARKIAATLASTGTPAFFLHAAEAVHGDLGMIAPDDVLVAISYSGAGEELLTILPVARRMGTRVVAMTGNPASELARQADIHLDVSVAQEACPMNLAPTASTTAALALGDALAVACLEARGFGPEDFARSHPGGTLGRRLLTHVRDVMRKGDALPTVGADASLSRALEEMSAKGMGMTVIVDPQRRPLGIFTDGDLRRLIERHGDIRGLRITDGMTRSPHAVPPDVLAVVAAQQMDELRVSQMLVLDEEGILIGALHMHDLMAAKVV, from the coding sequence ATGAATGCACTCCCCGACACTTCTCCGGACGCGGCACTGGCTTCCGCCCGGCGCACGCTGCGTATCGAAGCGCAAGCCTTGCACGACCTGCAGGCCCGCCTGGACGAAAGTTTCGCCGGTGTCGTGCGGATGCTGCTGGACTGCCGCGGGCGGGTCGTCGTCAGCGGCATCGGCAAAACCGGCCACATCGCCCGCAAGATCGCCGCGACGCTCGCGTCCACCGGCACGCCCGCGTTTTTCCTGCACGCCGCCGAGGCCGTGCATGGGGACCTGGGCATGATCGCGCCCGACGATGTGCTGGTCGCGATCTCGTACTCCGGCGCCGGCGAAGAATTGCTGACCATCCTGCCCGTGGCGCGCCGCATGGGCACTCGGGTGGTCGCCATGACGGGCAACCCGGCATCCGAACTGGCGCGCCAGGCGGATATCCATTTGGACGTCAGCGTGGCCCAGGAAGCCTGTCCGATGAATCTGGCGCCCACGGCCAGCACCACCGCGGCGCTGGCGCTGGGCGACGCACTGGCCGTCGCCTGCCTGGAGGCCCGCGGCTTCGGGCCGGAGGATTTCGCCCGGTCCCATCCCGGCGGGACGCTGGGCCGGCGCCTGCTCACGCACGTGCGCGACGTCATGCGCAAGGGCGACGCCCTGCCGACGGTGGGCGCCGATGCATCGCTGTCCCGGGCGCTCGAGGAAATGTCGGCCAAGGGCATGGGCATGACCGTCATCGTCGATCCTCAGCGGCGCCCGCTGGGCATCTTCACCGATGGCGATCTGCGGCGGCTGATTGAACGTCACGGGGATATTCGCGGTCTCAGGATCACGGACGGCATGACGCGGTCCCCGCACGCCGTGCCCCCGGACGTTCTGGCGGTGGTGGCGGCTCAGCAGATGGACGAACTGCGGGTCAGCCAGATGCTGGTCCTGGACGAAGAGGGCATTTTGATCGGCGCCCTGCACATGCATGATCTGATGGCGGCGAAGGTGGTATGA